A stretch of Longimicrobium sp. DNA encodes these proteins:
- a CDS encoding phosphatase PAP2 family protein, whose protein sequence is MRRAFLTLAAAATIAAAPLSAQKAVSWPPPLPAAAQADSSGGEIEFFTSRDWKYAAGFAAATVVLAPLDRALAQSIQDSLLQGSPLLSTAATGARLLGVPGSLVISGGLYAGGRIRGDRDLAELGLHTGASVVATNTIIFALKTVAGRDRPYQNPDNPFDFAFLGGLGDEGRRSFPSGHTASAFAAAAAATTEVGRHWPRHHVLVGTVLFASAGLVGVSRMYNNKHWASDVAVGAAIGTFTGWKVVRYTQAHPNNALDRLFLGRSHDDPVPDDSAPIVIGFTIRTR, encoded by the coding sequence ATGAGACGTGCCTTCCTCACCCTGGCGGCGGCGGCAACGATCGCCGCCGCGCCCCTGTCCGCGCAGAAGGCGGTCTCCTGGCCGCCGCCGCTCCCGGCCGCCGCCCAGGCGGACTCGTCGGGCGGCGAGATCGAGTTCTTCACCTCGCGCGACTGGAAGTACGCGGCCGGCTTCGCGGCGGCCACGGTGGTCCTGGCGCCGCTGGACCGGGCACTCGCCCAGTCCATCCAGGACTCGCTCCTCCAGGGAAGCCCGCTCCTCTCCACCGCCGCCACCGGCGCGCGGCTGCTGGGGGTGCCCGGGTCGCTGGTGATCTCCGGCGGGCTGTACGCGGGGGGCCGCATCCGGGGCGACCGCGACCTGGCGGAGCTGGGGCTGCACACCGGCGCGTCGGTGGTGGCGACCAACACCATCATCTTCGCGCTCAAGACCGTCGCCGGGCGCGACCGCCCGTACCAGAACCCCGACAACCCGTTCGACTTCGCCTTCCTGGGCGGCCTGGGCGACGAGGGGCGCCGCTCCTTCCCCTCGGGCCACACGGCCTCGGCGTTCGCGGCGGCCGCCGCGGCTACCACCGAGGTCGGGCGTCACTGGCCGCGCCACCACGTGCTGGTGGGTACGGTGCTGTTCGCGAGCGCGGGGCTGGTGGGGGTGTCGCGGATGTACAACAACAAGCACTGGGCGAGCGACGTGGCGGTGGGCGCGGCCATCGGCACCTTCACGGGGTGGAAGGTGGTGCGCTACACCCAGGCGCACCCCAACAACGCCCTCGACCGCCTCTTCCTGGGCCGCTCCCACGACGACCCCGTCCCCGACGACAGCGCCCCCATCGTCATCGGCTTCACCATCCGCACCCGCTGA
- a CDS encoding long-chain fatty acid--CoA ligase, with the protein MPTTAASIAARSRLVPLNPVERDTVNRIFLGAVDRYQRPRAMLHKLAGDWRPISHRELEERVTRLAAALALHGIRPGDRVAILSENRPEWAVTDFAVLGMGAVDVPLYPTLPANQAAFILRDCAARAVFCSTREQLSKLQEIRAELPDLRLVAVFDQVAGAEGARSFSTLLEDGRKELESGRGTDFRERALAVGRDEVATLIYTSGTTGTPKGVMLTHFNLASNVAACLQHGMTAIINEGDTTLSFLPLSHVFERMVDYLYFDLGCTIAYAESMDKVADNLVEVGPNVAVSVPRLFEKIYTKVTGAAGLKKKIVDWARGVGAAVADLRLGGREPSGVLAFQYRLADRLVFSKLRERTGGKLRNFVSGGAPLSADIARFFFAAGLPVYEGYGLTETSPVIAVNRPDAVKLGTVGTVIPGVEVAIGEGGEILTRGPHVMKGYWNNPDATAEVIDEDGWFHTGDIGELDAEGFLKITDRLKNLLVTAGGKNVAPQPIENVAAMSPFIAQVVMIGDRRAFPSLLVVPDFENLDAWAKAQGIESSDRRALVGDERVRELLEREALGRLSEFARYEVPKKVLVLADEFTIDAGTLTPTLKVRRKAVEKLYADEIERLYAGHSAEG; encoded by the coding sequence ATGCCCACGACCGCCGCCTCCATCGCCGCCAGGTCCCGGCTGGTCCCGCTGAACCCCGTGGAGCGCGACACCGTCAACAGGATCTTCCTGGGCGCCGTCGACCGCTACCAGCGCCCACGGGCCATGCTGCACAAGCTGGCCGGCGACTGGAGGCCGATCTCGCACCGGGAGCTGGAGGAGCGCGTGACCCGCCTGGCCGCCGCGCTCGCCCTGCACGGCATCCGGCCGGGCGACCGGGTGGCGATCCTCTCCGAGAACCGCCCCGAGTGGGCGGTCACGGACTTCGCCGTGCTGGGGATGGGGGCCGTGGACGTGCCGCTCTACCCCACCCTGCCGGCCAACCAGGCCGCCTTCATCCTGCGCGACTGCGCCGCCCGGGCCGTCTTCTGCTCCACGCGCGAGCAGCTGTCCAAGCTGCAGGAGATCCGCGCCGAGCTCCCCGACCTGCGGCTGGTGGCCGTCTTCGACCAGGTGGCCGGGGCCGAGGGCGCGCGCTCGTTCTCCACCCTGCTGGAGGACGGGAGGAAGGAGCTGGAGAGCGGCCGCGGCACGGACTTCCGCGAGCGGGCGCTGGCCGTGGGGAGGGACGAGGTGGCCACCCTGATCTACACCTCGGGGACCACGGGGACGCCCAAGGGGGTGATGCTCACCCACTTCAACCTGGCGTCGAACGTGGCCGCCTGCCTGCAGCACGGGATGACGGCCATCATCAACGAGGGCGACACCACCCTCTCCTTCCTCCCGCTCTCGCACGTGTTCGAGCGGATGGTCGACTACCTGTACTTCGACCTGGGGTGCACCATCGCCTACGCCGAGTCGATGGACAAAGTGGCCGACAACCTGGTGGAGGTGGGGCCCAACGTGGCCGTGTCGGTGCCGCGCCTGTTCGAGAAGATCTACACCAAGGTGACGGGCGCCGCGGGGCTCAAGAAGAAGATCGTGGACTGGGCCCGCGGCGTGGGCGCGGCGGTGGCCGACCTGCGCCTGGGCGGCCGCGAGCCCTCGGGCGTGCTCGCCTTCCAGTACCGGCTGGCCGACCGGCTGGTCTTCTCCAAGCTGCGCGAGCGCACGGGCGGCAAGCTGCGCAACTTCGTCTCCGGCGGCGCGCCGCTCTCGGCCGACATCGCCCGCTTCTTCTTCGCGGCCGGGCTCCCCGTCTACGAGGGCTACGGGCTCACCGAGACCTCGCCGGTGATCGCGGTCAACAGGCCGGACGCGGTGAAGCTCGGCACGGTGGGCACCGTCATTCCCGGGGTGGAGGTGGCCATCGGCGAGGGGGGCGAGATCCTCACCCGCGGGCCGCACGTGATGAAGGGGTACTGGAACAACCCCGACGCCACCGCCGAGGTGATCGACGAGGACGGCTGGTTCCACACCGGCGACATCGGCGAGCTGGACGCGGAGGGGTTCCTGAAGATCACCGACCGCCTCAAGAACCTGCTGGTGACCGCCGGCGGGAAGAACGTGGCCCCGCAGCCGATCGAGAACGTGGCCGCCATGTCGCCCTTCATCGCGCAGGTGGTGATGATCGGCGACCGGCGCGCCTTCCCCAGCCTGCTGGTGGTCCCCGACTTCGAGAACCTGGACGCGTGGGCGAAGGCGCAGGGGATCGAGAGCAGCGACCGGCGGGCGCTGGTCGGCGACGAGCGCGTCCGCGAGCTGCTGGAGCGCGAGGCGCTGGGCCGGCTCTCTGAGTTCGCGCGCTACGAGGTGCCCAAGAAGGTGCTGGTGCTGGCCGACGAGTTCACCATCGACGCGGGCACGCTCACCCCCACGCTCAAGGTCAGGCGCAAGGCGGTGGAGAAGCTCTACGCCGACGAGATCGAGCGGCTCTACGCCGGCCACTCGGCCGAGGGCTGA
- a CDS encoding BrxA/BrxB family bacilliredoxin, with the protein MPYDERFITPMRQELTRLGVQELRTPEEVDQALADAQEPTLLVVNSMCGCAARNARPGVALALARSEKKPAKLTTVFAGQDLEATARAREYIHGYPPSSPSIALLKDGDVAFMLERHRIEGRTAEAIAQDLAAAFEQHC; encoded by the coding sequence ATGCCGTACGATGAACGCTTCATCACGCCGATGCGCCAGGAGCTGACGCGCCTGGGCGTGCAGGAGCTGCGCACCCCCGAGGAGGTCGACCAGGCGCTGGCGGACGCACAGGAGCCCACCCTGCTGGTGGTGAACTCCATGTGCGGGTGCGCCGCCCGCAACGCCCGCCCGGGCGTGGCGCTGGCGCTCGCGCGCTCCGAGAAGAAGCCGGCGAAGCTCACCACCGTGTTCGCCGGGCAGGACCTGGAGGCCACCGCCCGCGCGCGCGAGTACATCCACGGCTACCCGCCCTCGTCGCCCTCCATCGCCCTGCTCAAGGACGGCGACGTGGCGTTCATGCTGGAGCGCCACCGGATCGAGGGCCGCACCGCCGAGGCCATCGCCCAGGACCTCGCCGCCGCCTTCGAGCAGCACTGCTGA
- a CDS encoding DUF2335 domain-containing protein produces the protein MAGKKKPKGESQPPARTTPEPSQTPAPPPDDPNLRRGFLVRAEFTGPVPPPEIIQRYEEVYPGAAELIFGAWDTQALHRRTLEERVVEADIRSEWRGLHLSFALAAITIIGGIILIALDKDIYGLAAVLTPLALLAGVYFQAKQQQRRELEEKTPEAPDAPRRLPPPDE, from the coding sequence ATGGCCGGGAAGAAGAAGCCTAAAGGCGAGTCCCAACCGCCTGCGAGAACCACGCCCGAACCATCACAAACGCCCGCGCCCCCGCCTGATGATCCAAACCTCAGGCGGGGTTTCCTCGTCAGGGCGGAGTTTACTGGTCCTGTTCCACCGCCTGAGATTATCCAGCGTTACGAAGAGGTGTACCCCGGTGCCGCCGAACTGATTTTCGGTGCTTGGGATACGCAAGCGTTGCACCGCCGTACTCTTGAAGAGCGCGTTGTGGAAGCTGACATCAGATCGGAATGGCGAGGGCTGCACCTTTCGTTTGCGCTGGCGGCTATCACAATCATAGGCGGGATCATCCTGATCGCCTTGGACAAAGACATTTACGGTCTCGCTGCTGTGCTTACCCCTCTCGCGCTGCTGGCGGGCGTGTACTTCCAGGCGAAACAACAGCAACGCCGTGAGTTAGAAGAGAAGACGCCGGAAGCTCCCGATGCCCCGCGACGACTGCCGCCGCCCGATGAATAA
- a CDS encoding cob(I)yrinic acid a,c-diamide adenosyltransferase, translated as MKIYTKTGDRGDTGLFGGQRVRKDHVRVEAYGEVDELNSTLGLVVLHLEAAGQGETAAGLRQVQADLFTVGANLATPAPEDGGRENAYIPALEPGRVEALERWIDAAEAELEPLKSFILPGGAPAAAVLHLARTVCRRAERRVVALAHEAHVAPEYVMYLNRLSDLLFTLARLANRRAGVADVPWTPNPR; from the coding sequence ATGAAGATCTACACGAAGACGGGCGACCGCGGCGACACGGGCCTCTTCGGCGGCCAGCGCGTGCGCAAGGACCACGTGCGCGTGGAGGCGTACGGCGAGGTCGACGAGCTGAACTCCACGCTGGGGCTCGTCGTCCTGCACCTGGAAGCCGCGGGGCAGGGCGAGACGGCGGCCGGGCTCCGGCAGGTGCAGGCCGACCTCTTCACCGTCGGCGCCAACCTGGCCACCCCCGCGCCCGAGGACGGCGGGCGGGAGAACGCCTACATCCCCGCGCTGGAGCCGGGGCGGGTGGAGGCGCTGGAGCGCTGGATCGACGCGGCCGAGGCGGAGCTGGAGCCGCTGAAGAGCTTCATCCTCCCCGGCGGCGCGCCCGCGGCGGCGGTGCTGCACCTGGCGCGCACCGTCTGCCGGCGCGCGGAGCGGCGGGTGGTGGCGCTCGCGCACGAGGCGCACGTCGCCCCCGAGTACGTCATGTACCTCAACCGTCTCTCCGACCTCCTCTTCACCCTGGCCCGCCTCGCCAACCGCCGCGCCGGCGTCGCGGACGTCCCCTGGACCCCGAACCCGCGCTGA
- a CDS encoding LD-carboxypeptidase gives MIRPPALAPGARVALVAPAGPLAEGAVDRAVERVRDWGFEPVEGAHVRGRHGYLAAPDAERAADFDAALRDPSIDAVWCLRGGYGTMRIVDALDWDALARHPRPVIGFSDITALHLAIQRLGIVSFHGPHPATAELNPFSRGGLVRLLTSAEPAGVLPFPAENGRAEAFAGGAAEGPLVGGNLSLVAATLGTPYQVRAEGAILFLEEVGEPAYRVDRLLSQLRLAGVLGSVAGVALGAFTESPDEGAEGTPQIAEVLHDRLADLGVPVAFGFPFGHVDDNWTLPLGVRARLDADAGTLELLEPAVG, from the coding sequence GTGATCCGGCCGCCGGCGCTGGCTCCCGGCGCGCGCGTGGCGCTGGTCGCCCCCGCGGGGCCGCTGGCCGAGGGGGCGGTGGACCGCGCGGTGGAGCGGGTGCGCGACTGGGGCTTCGAGCCGGTGGAGGGGGCGCACGTGCGCGGCCGCCACGGCTACCTGGCCGCGCCCGACGCCGAGCGCGCGGCGGACTTCGACGCGGCGTTGCGGGATCCGTCCATCGACGCCGTCTGGTGCCTGCGCGGGGGGTACGGCACCATGCGCATCGTGGACGCGCTCGACTGGGACGCGCTCGCCCGGCACCCCCGGCCCGTGATCGGCTTCAGCGACATCACGGCGCTGCACCTGGCGATCCAGCGGCTGGGGATCGTCTCGTTCCACGGCCCGCACCCGGCCACGGCGGAGCTGAACCCGTTCTCGCGCGGCGGCCTGGTGCGGCTGCTCACCAGCGCCGAGCCGGCGGGCGTCCTCCCCTTCCCCGCGGAGAACGGGCGCGCGGAGGCGTTCGCGGGCGGCGCGGCGGAGGGCCCGCTGGTGGGCGGCAACCTCTCGCTCGTGGCGGCGACGCTGGGGACGCCGTACCAGGTCCGGGCGGAGGGCGCGATCCTCTTCCTGGAGGAGGTGGGCGAGCCGGCGTACCGGGTGGACCGGCTGCTGTCGCAGCTGCGGCTGGCGGGGGTGCTGGGGTCGGTGGCGGGGGTGGCGCTCGGCGCCTTCACCGAGTCGCCCGACGAGGGGGCGGAAGGGACGCCGCAGATCGCCGAGGTGCTGCACGACCGCCTGGCGGACCTGGGCGTCCCGGTGGCTTTCGGCTTCCCCTTCGGCCACGTGGACGACAACTGGACCCTGCCGCTGGGCGTGCGCGCGCGGCTGGACGCGGACGCGGGGACGCTGGAGCTGCTGGAGCCGGCGGTGGGGTGA
- a CDS encoding MFS transporter — translation MVFLTVFLDLVGFGIVIPLLPLYAEAMGAGPVAATWLVAVYSLMQFFFAPWWGRVSDRVGRRPVLLVGLFGSAASSLLFGLAGSLPLLFAARALNGFAGANIGVAQAYVADVTGPHERARGMGLVGAALGLGFVFGPALGGVLSRWGHAAPFLGAAALAFLNGLWAVARLPESLPPERRSAAPAGLGLGERLRTLFRGGGSERLRVLYAAGFLVTLGFAAMEGTFSLWAHARWSLGREGISFLFTWVGVVAALAQGFAVGRLVRRLGERRVVLAGLALLTAGLAGVALAPSLPLLAGALAVLALGYGTTSPSLSALISRQGGPAEQGRVLGAYQSLSALGRVFGPVWGGVALAHVGQSAPFLSGAGLAAASLLLLALAMGGAP, via the coding sequence GTGGTCTTCCTCACCGTCTTCCTGGACCTGGTGGGGTTCGGGATCGTGATCCCGCTCCTGCCGCTGTACGCGGAAGCGATGGGCGCGGGCCCGGTGGCGGCCACCTGGCTGGTGGCGGTCTACTCGCTGATGCAGTTCTTCTTCGCGCCGTGGTGGGGGCGGGTGTCGGACCGGGTGGGCCGGCGGCCGGTGCTGCTGGTGGGCCTCTTCGGCTCGGCGGCGTCGTCCCTCCTCTTCGGACTGGCCGGCTCGCTCCCGCTCCTCTTCGCGGCGCGGGCGCTGAACGGGTTCGCGGGGGCCAACATCGGGGTGGCGCAGGCGTACGTGGCCGACGTCACGGGCCCGCACGAGCGCGCGCGGGGGATGGGCCTGGTCGGCGCGGCGCTCGGGCTGGGCTTCGTCTTCGGCCCGGCGCTCGGGGGGGTGCTCTCGCGCTGGGGGCACGCGGCGCCGTTCCTGGGCGCGGCGGCGCTGGCCTTCCTGAACGGCCTCTGGGCGGTCGCGCGGCTCCCCGAGTCGCTCCCGCCCGAGCGGCGCAGCGCGGCCCCGGCGGGACTCGGGCTGGGCGAGCGGCTGCGCACCCTCTTCCGCGGCGGCGGCTCGGAGCGGCTGCGGGTGCTCTACGCGGCCGGCTTCCTGGTCACCCTCGGCTTCGCGGCGATGGAGGGGACGTTCTCGCTCTGGGCGCACGCGCGCTGGTCGCTGGGGCGCGAGGGGATCTCCTTCCTCTTCACCTGGGTCGGCGTCGTCGCCGCGCTGGCGCAGGGCTTCGCGGTGGGGCGCCTGGTGCGCCGGCTGGGCGAGCGGCGGGTGGTGCTCGCCGGGCTCGCGCTGCTGACGGCGGGGCTGGCGGGGGTCGCCCTGGCGCCCTCGCTGCCGCTCCTGGCGGGGGCGCTCGCGGTGCTGGCGCTGGGGTACGGCACCACCAGCCCCTCGCTCTCGGCGCTGATCTCGCGACAGGGCGGCCCCGCCGAGCAGGGGCGGGTGCTGGGCGCCTACCAGTCGCTCTCGGCGCTCGGGCGCGTCTTCGGCCCCGTGTGGGGGGGCGTGGCGCTGGCGCACGTGGGACAGTCGGCGCCGTTCCTCTCCGGGGCGGGGCTCGCGGCCGCATCGCTCCTGCTGCTGGCGCTGGCGATGGGAGGGGCGCCGTGA
- a CDS encoding tetratricopeptide repeat protein has protein sequence MQDARIEALRKMAAARPGDPRPRFGLALEYEKAERWEEAAAELREYLARAADEGNAYGRLGNALRRLGRDDEAKEAYRQGVEAAYSHGHPSMAAEFEQVLEDWDYA, from the coding sequence GTGCAGGACGCGCGCATCGAGGCGCTGAGGAAGATGGCCGCCGCCCGGCCCGGCGATCCGCGGCCGCGCTTCGGGCTGGCGCTGGAGTACGAGAAGGCCGAGCGCTGGGAAGAGGCGGCGGCCGAGCTGCGCGAGTACCTGGCCCGCGCCGCGGACGAGGGGAACGCCTACGGCCGGCTTGGCAACGCGCTGCGCCGCCTGGGCCGCGACGACGAGGCGAAGGAGGCGTACCGCCAGGGCGTCGAGGCCGCCTACAGCCACGGCCACCCCTCCATGGCCGCCGAGTTCGAGCAGGTGCTGGAAGACTGGGACTACGCCTGA
- a CDS encoding shikimate kinase, which yields MSDSGPAPGRIVRVVLLGYMCSGKSTVGQALARRLEWGFLDFDVEIERREGRTVKEIIATDGEERFREMEAALTGEAQHTPGLVLAPGGGWITRPELLGMLGSETLRVWLKVSPEETARRLVTDTIDRPFRDLADPTPRIAEMLAQREPLYRLADLSVPTDGRPAESIAFEIETLLRTRGCMAAAAARQNP from the coding sequence ATGAGCGACTCGGGACCCGCGCCGGGGCGGATCGTGCGCGTGGTGCTGCTGGGGTACATGTGCTCGGGGAAGAGCACCGTCGGGCAGGCGCTGGCCCGGCGGCTGGAGTGGGGCTTCCTGGACTTCGACGTGGAGATCGAGCGGCGCGAGGGGCGCACGGTCAAGGAGATCATCGCCACCGACGGGGAGGAGCGCTTCCGCGAGATGGAGGCGGCGCTCACCGGCGAGGCGCAGCACACGCCCGGGCTGGTGCTGGCCCCCGGCGGCGGGTGGATCACGCGCCCCGAGCTGCTGGGGATGCTGGGGTCGGAGACGCTGCGGGTGTGGCTGAAAGTCTCCCCGGAAGAGACGGCGCGGCGGCTGGTGACGGACACCATCGACCGCCCCTTCCGCGACTTGGCCGACCCCACCCCGCGCATCGCCGAGATGCTGGCCCAGCGCGAGCCGCTCTACCGCCTGGCCGACCTCTCCGTCCCCACCGACGGGCGCCCGGCCGAGTCGATCGCCTTCGAGATCGAGACCCTCCTGCGCACGCGCGGCTGCATGGCGGCGGCCGCGGCGCGCCAGAATCCGTAA